The Hymenobacter baengnokdamensis genome includes a region encoding these proteins:
- a CDS encoding PfkB family carbohydrate kinase, giving the protein MSLLVIGSVAFDALETPFGKTDKIIGGAATYISLSASYSTKPVNLVAVVGGDFPQADILTLEEHGVNTEGLQIKADEKSFFWSGKYNKDLNSRETITTELNVLGSFDPIIPDAYQDCKYLMLGNLAPQVQRLVVQRLVNRPKLIVLDTMNFWMDVAPDELLATIEMVDVLSINDEEARQLSGEYSLVKAARKILAFGPKFLIIKKGEHGALLFHKNKVFYAPALPLEEVFDPTGAGDTFAGGFIGHIAATDDCSFENVKRAVIHGSAMASFCVEKFGTERLLNLTQEEIEAREAQFEELVKVQPASVVA; this is encoded by the coding sequence ATGAGTCTGCTCGTTATCGGCTCCGTGGCCTTCGACGCCCTGGAAACTCCCTTTGGCAAAACCGACAAAATCATCGGTGGCGCAGCTACTTACATCAGCCTCTCGGCTTCGTACTCGACCAAGCCGGTAAACCTGGTGGCGGTAGTGGGCGGCGACTTCCCGCAGGCTGATATTCTGACGCTGGAAGAGCACGGGGTGAATACCGAGGGCCTGCAAATCAAGGCCGATGAGAAGTCGTTTTTCTGGTCGGGTAAGTATAACAAAGACCTTAATTCGCGCGAAACGATTACTACTGAGCTGAACGTGCTCGGCTCGTTTGACCCGATTATTCCCGATGCTTACCAGGATTGCAAGTACCTGATGCTCGGCAACCTGGCCCCGCAGGTGCAGCGCCTGGTGGTGCAGCGCCTCGTAAACCGCCCCAAGCTCATTGTGCTCGACACCATGAACTTCTGGATGGATGTGGCCCCTGATGAGCTGCTGGCTACCATCGAGATGGTCGACGTGCTCAGCATCAACGACGAGGAAGCGCGGCAGCTCTCGGGCGAGTACTCGCTGGTGAAGGCGGCCCGTAAAATCCTGGCCTTTGGTCCTAAGTTTTTGATTATCAAGAAAGGCGAGCACGGGGCGCTGCTTTTCCACAAGAATAAGGTGTTCTACGCGCCGGCCCTGCCGCTGGAAGAGGTATTTGACCCCACCGGTGCCGGCGATACCTTTGCGGGCGGCTTTATCGGCCACATCGCGGCCACCGACGACTGCTCGTTTGAGAACGTGAAGCGTGCCGTTATTCACGGCTCGGCCATGGCCTCGTTCTGCGTGGAGAAGTTTGGTACCGAGCGGCTGCTGAACCTTACGCAGGAGGAAATCGAAGCCCGCGAGGCGCAGTTCGAGGAGTTGGTGAAAGTGCAGCCCGCCAGCGTAGTAGCCTAA
- a CDS encoding DEAD/DEAH box helicase: MDTPAAFADFKLNKQLLNAVAEAGFTEPTPVQLQTIPLLLAGHDVLGIAQTGTGKTAAFGLPLLMKVKYAQGEHPRALILAPTRELAIQLEKHLKALATYTDLRIFAIYGGLGPKTQIETIKAGLDILIATPGRLMEIYLKGDLVLKNLTTLVLDEADKMMDMGFMPQIRRILEIIPRKRQNVLFSATMPERVTVLSEEFLEFPVRVEVTPPAQTAQTITQSLYEVPNLATKINLLEYLLHRDAAEMTRVMLFARTKENADEVARFLQRKAPVGEVRVIHGNKGQNARLNSMDAFKAGSIRYLVATDVAARGIDVPQVSHVINFDVPLIYDDYVHRIGRTGRARHTGAAITFANPAERQHIERIEEMIRQEIPLLPIPEEVEITNTPFVEGQQHARVLDEQRRRQDPEFKGSFHEKKEWIKPGVTIDKRTGKPFEEGKHHKKSQKGNKKNPGKKGASAPAMKAINARPRRRSS; the protein is encoded by the coding sequence ATGGATACCCCCGCCGCGTTCGCCGATTTTAAGCTCAATAAGCAATTACTCAATGCCGTAGCCGAGGCTGGCTTTACCGAGCCTACGCCGGTGCAGCTCCAGACTATTCCGCTGCTGCTGGCCGGGCACGACGTGCTGGGTATCGCCCAGACCGGCACTGGCAAAACGGCCGCCTTTGGCCTGCCGCTGCTCATGAAAGTGAAATATGCGCAGGGCGAGCACCCCCGCGCCCTGATACTCGCCCCTACCCGCGAGCTGGCCATTCAACTGGAAAAGCACCTGAAGGCGCTGGCAACATATACAGATTTGCGAATATTTGCCATCTACGGCGGGCTGGGGCCCAAAACGCAGATTGAGACGATAAAGGCGGGCCTTGATATCCTGATTGCCACCCCTGGCCGCCTGATGGAGATTTACCTGAAGGGCGACCTCGTGCTTAAGAACCTGACTACGCTGGTGCTCGATGAGGCCGATAAGATGATGGACATGGGCTTTATGCCCCAGATTCGGCGCATCCTGGAGATTATTCCGCGCAAGCGGCAGAATGTGCTGTTTTCGGCCACCATGCCCGAGCGGGTGACGGTGCTGAGCGAGGAATTTCTGGAGTTTCCGGTGCGGGTAGAAGTGACGCCGCCCGCCCAAACGGCCCAGACCATTACCCAGAGCCTGTACGAAGTGCCCAACCTGGCTACCAAGATAAACCTGCTCGAATACCTGCTGCACCGCGACGCGGCCGAGATGACGCGGGTGATGCTGTTTGCCCGCACCAAGGAAAACGCCGACGAGGTAGCCCGCTTTTTGCAGCGCAAAGCGCCCGTGGGCGAGGTACGCGTGATTCACGGCAACAAGGGCCAGAACGCCCGCCTCAACAGCATGGATGCTTTTAAGGCGGGTAGTATTCGCTACCTGGTGGCTACCGATGTGGCGGCGCGCGGCATCGACGTGCCGCAGGTAAGCCACGTCATCAATTTCGACGTGCCGCTGATTTATGACGACTACGTGCACCGCATTGGGCGCACGGGGCGGGCGCGGCACACGGGCGCGGCCATCACCTTCGCCAACCCGGCCGAGCGCCAGCACATCGAGCGCATTGAGGAGATGATTCGGCAGGAGATTCCGCTGCTGCCCATTCCGGAGGAAGTGGAGATTACGAATACGCCTTTTGTCGAAGGCCAGCAGCACGCCCGCGTGCTCGACGAGCAGCGCCGCCGCCAGGACCCCGAGTTCAAAGGGTCATTTCACGAAAAGAAGGAGTGGATAAAGCCCGGCGTGACCATCGACAAGCGCACCGGCAAGCCCTTCGAGGAAGGCAAGCACCACAAGAAAAGCCAGAAAGGCAACAAGAAGAACCCCGGCAAGAAGGGCGCTTCGGCACCGGCTATGAAGGCTATCAACGCCCGGCCCCGGCGGCGCAGCAGCTAA
- the upp gene encoding uracil phosphoribosyltransferase, which translates to MDALLTSSDAVAPAAATVPERLRVVCAEPSIANHFLAELRDVDIQKDSLRFRRNLQRLGEIIATRISAQLSYTPQAIKTPLGEAASQLLRDFPVLATVLRAGLPFHQGFLNYFDQSPSAFAAAYRIEGTAQVQVQLDYLTAPSLDERVLILADPMLATGKSLVQTYRAMLRFGTPRQVHIAAVIASPEGVAYVMREIPEATLWVAAVDEKLNGQAYIIPGLGDAGDLAFGSKI; encoded by the coding sequence ATGGATGCGCTTCTGACCTCTTCCGATGCCGTGGCTCCGGCCGCTGCCACGGTCCCCGAACGCCTGCGGGTAGTATGCGCCGAGCCCAGCATTGCCAATCATTTTTTGGCCGAGCTGCGCGACGTAGATATTCAAAAAGACAGCTTGCGCTTTCGGCGCAACCTCCAGCGGCTGGGCGAAATTATCGCTACCCGCATCAGCGCCCAGCTCAGCTACACGCCGCAGGCCATAAAAACGCCGCTCGGCGAAGCGGCCAGCCAGCTGCTGCGCGATTTTCCCGTGCTGGCGACTGTGCTGCGGGCCGGCCTGCCCTTTCACCAGGGCTTCCTGAATTACTTTGACCAGTCGCCAAGCGCGTTTGCGGCGGCCTACCGCATCGAGGGCACGGCCCAGGTGCAGGTGCAGCTCGACTACCTCACCGCGCCCAGCCTCGACGAGCGCGTGCTCATCCTGGCCGACCCCATGCTGGCCACCGGCAAAAGCCTGGTGCAAACCTACCGGGCCATGCTGCGCTTCGGCACGCCGCGCCAGGTGCACATCGCGGCCGTTATTGCCTCGCCCGAAGGCGTCGCCTACGTCATGCGCGAAATACCCGAGGCTACGCTCTGGGTAGCCGCTGTCGATGAGAAGCTCAACGGGCAGGCCTACATTATTCCCGGCCTCGGCGATGCCGGCGACCTGGCCTTCGGCAGCAAGATTTAG
- a CDS encoding GNAT family N-acetyltransferase, translated as MAPTFGRGLYPAAPLTVLRLLQYSDLDLARWDACVAASVGAPAYVQAWWLRATAGRWAAVVELGPAGDYRSLLPLPTKWRPWGRVGYQPLFTQQLGLVLTPASQYRELADYLPFIRKTCVAFYQQLAPGSGLPALPPGFAAAERLTYHLSLGASYPELLQGYTAEYRRRLRKNQQLPQPLVVTESYNIYEIIYLFLSYRGPADTSLHQRHYARLRRLVQAAQARGVAEVRQVRAPDTNELLAGAVFIRHAAGVIYLFAAVSPAGRAAKAPMLLLDDALRRHAGRAGQVFDFEGGTLPGIARFFANFGARPVSYPTLTFTQKTWFPTWMRF; from the coding sequence TTGGCCCCGACCTTTGGCCGCGGCTTATACCCGGCCGCCCCGCTTACCGTGCTGCGTCTGCTCCAGTATTCTGACCTCGACCTTGCCCGCTGGGATGCCTGCGTGGCGGCCAGCGTCGGCGCGCCGGCCTATGTCCAGGCGTGGTGGCTGCGTGCCACGGCCGGCCGCTGGGCCGCCGTGGTAGAGCTGGGGCCGGCCGGCGACTACCGCTCGCTGCTGCCGCTGCCCACCAAGTGGCGGCCGTGGGGCCGGGTAGGGTACCAGCCGCTATTTACGCAGCAGCTGGGCCTGGTGCTGACGCCCGCCAGCCAGTACCGTGAGCTGGCCGATTATCTGCCTTTTATTCGGAAAACCTGTGTTGCCTTCTACCAGCAGCTGGCCCCTGGCTCGGGGCTGCCCGCCCTGCCACCGGGCTTTGCCGCCGCCGAGCGCCTCACGTATCACCTGAGCCTCGGCGCCAGCTACCCGGAGCTGCTGCAAGGCTACACGGCAGAGTATCGCCGCCGGCTGCGCAAAAATCAGCAGCTGCCCCAGCCGCTGGTCGTGACAGAAAGCTATAATATATATGAAATAATATATTTGTTCCTGTCGTATCGCGGCCCCGCCGACACGAGCCTGCACCAGCGGCACTATGCGCGCCTGCGCCGCTTGGTGCAGGCCGCGCAGGCGCGTGGGGTAGCCGAAGTGCGACAGGTGCGCGCCCCCGATACCAATGAGCTGCTTGCCGGGGCAGTGTTTATTCGGCACGCGGCGGGGGTTATTTACCTGTTTGCGGCGGTATCGCCGGCCGGGCGGGCCGCCAAGGCGCCGATGCTGCTGCTCGACGATGCGCTGCGCCGCCACGCCGGCCGGGCCGGGCAGGTCTTCGATTTTGAAGGCGGTACTTTGCCGGGCATCGCGCGTTTCTTTGCCAACTTCGGGGCGCGGCCCGTATCATATCCTACCCTGACTTTTACCCAAAAAACCTGGTTTCCAACATGGATGCGCTTCTGA
- a CDS encoding capsule assembly Wzi family protein, whose amino-acid sequence MNSYLFPLLLVLAGPLAAQTTQPATTPQPGSANWYIFNQPVPESPEGEKPVTHVPKAERPVPEARPAPVARPAPARRVRAGRAAGTREETPYQGALYVPLDPNTYRLLDRYAIKYGPDSLQDPHTSVRPYTRWAAGHLGERMMNDGAELSAADRFNAQYLTQDNWMFSAAGDSLNHSQRPFLTYFYRDQTDLYHVQTKDFALRINPVLLLQAGKDGGENSLSGLRYVNTRGASFEGLIDQRLGFYGFLTDNQEAVPGWVQAQIRRDNIVPHEGYWKDYKTSGNAYDFFTARGGITYAATPHISVQLAHDRNFIGNGYRSLILSDYSSPYFFLKLNTRIWKFNYQNIFAELTARRSLSGADSLYPKKYLALHHLSLDVTNNFNIGLFESEVSGGAGRGLELQYLNPVIFYRAIEQQVGSTDNALLGLDFKWNIKHRAQLYGQLVLDEFKLSEIRAGDGWWSNKQAVQLGGKLLDLGGIRNLDLQVEFNYIRPYTYQHESVYTAYEQYQQPLAHPMGANLAEILAVLSYQPLPRLNLVAKAFYTKQGLDFTYSPVGQPVPHSDYGSNPLQPYNNRPLDAAGKLIEYGYRVGDGNTSHLLHTDLTATYQPRLNLFIDATLIVRHQSINQPITYPNGGAIGNGTEVYPSVALRWNIAQRLNEF is encoded by the coding sequence ATGAATTCCTACCTGTTTCCGCTTTTACTTGTTTTGGCTGGCCCGCTCGCGGCCCAGACCACTCAGCCGGCCACCACGCCCCAGCCAGGCTCGGCCAACTGGTACATTTTCAATCAGCCTGTACCCGAAAGCCCAGAAGGCGAAAAGCCCGTCACACACGTGCCGAAGGCTGAGCGCCCGGTACCCGAGGCGCGGCCGGCCCCGGTGGCGCGCCCGGCTCCGGCCCGCCGGGTGCGGGCGGGCCGCGCCGCGGGCACCCGCGAAGAAACGCCCTATCAGGGCGCGCTCTACGTGCCGCTCGACCCGAATACCTACCGGCTGCTCGACCGCTATGCTATTAAGTACGGGCCCGACTCGCTGCAAGACCCGCACACCAGCGTGCGGCCCTATACCCGCTGGGCGGCGGGGCACCTGGGCGAGCGCATGATGAACGACGGGGCCGAACTCTCGGCCGCCGACCGATTTAATGCGCAGTACCTGACTCAGGACAACTGGATGTTTTCGGCTGCGGGCGACAGCCTGAACCACAGCCAACGGCCTTTTCTGACGTATTTCTACCGCGACCAAACCGACCTCTACCACGTTCAGACTAAGGATTTTGCCTTACGCATCAATCCCGTGCTGCTGCTGCAAGCCGGTAAAGATGGCGGCGAAAACAGCCTCAGCGGCCTGCGCTACGTGAACACGCGCGGCGCATCCTTTGAAGGGCTGATTGACCAGCGGCTGGGTTTCTACGGCTTTCTGACCGACAACCAGGAGGCCGTGCCAGGCTGGGTGCAGGCCCAGATTCGGCGCGACAATATCGTGCCCCACGAGGGGTATTGGAAAGACTACAAGACGAGCGGCAACGCTTATGACTTCTTTACGGCGCGGGGCGGCATCACCTACGCGGCTACCCCGCACATCAGCGTGCAGCTGGCCCACGACCGCAATTTTATCGGTAATGGCTACCGCTCGCTCATTCTGAGCGATTACAGCTCGCCCTATTTTTTCCTGAAGCTCAATACACGCATCTGGAAATTCAACTACCAGAATATTTTTGCGGAGCTGACTGCCCGCCGCAGCCTCAGCGGGGCCGACTCGCTCTATCCTAAGAAATACCTGGCCCTGCACCACCTGAGCCTCGACGTGACCAATAACTTTAACATTGGGTTGTTTGAGTCGGAGGTATCGGGCGGGGCGGGGCGCGGGCTGGAGCTGCAATACCTGAACCCGGTTATATTTTACCGGGCCATCGAGCAGCAGGTCGGCTCAACCGACAACGCGCTGCTGGGCCTCGACTTTAAGTGGAATATCAAGCACCGAGCCCAGCTCTACGGCCAGCTGGTGCTCGATGAGTTTAAGCTGAGCGAAATACGCGCCGGCGACGGCTGGTGGAGCAACAAGCAGGCCGTGCAGCTGGGCGGCAAGCTGCTCGACCTGGGTGGCATCCGCAACCTCGACCTGCAGGTGGAGTTCAACTATATCCGGCCCTACACCTACCAGCACGAGAGCGTGTACACGGCCTACGAGCAGTATCAGCAGCCGCTGGCTCACCCCATGGGCGCCAACCTGGCCGAAATACTAGCCGTGCTCAGCTACCAGCCCCTGCCCCGGCTCAATTTGGTGGCCAAAGCCTTTTACACCAAGCAAGGCCTTGACTTCACCTACAGCCCGGTGGGTCAGCCCGTGCCGCACAGCGATTACGGCTCCAACCCTCTACAACCCTACAACAACCGGCCGCTAGATGCGGCCGGCAAGCTCATCGAATACGGCTACCGGGTGGGCGACGGCAACACCAGCCACCTGCTGCACACCGACCTCACGGCCACCTACCAGCCGCGCCTCAACCTGTTTATCGATGCCACGCTCATTGTGCGGCATCAATCCATCAATCAGCCAATTACTTACCCCAACGGTGGCGCCATCGGCAATGGCACCGAGGTCTATCCATCGGTGGCGCTGCGCTGGAATATCGCCCAGCGCCTGAATGAATTTTAA
- a CDS encoding ABC transporter ATP-binding protein, with protein sequence MKTYLRLLSFSRPYADFVPLYALYATLGIFFGIANFTLVIPLLNVLFGTTDTHTAAAPAVLPAFAFSLDYIKALFNFYFNQMLLLHGKQGTLAFVCGLIIVSVFLSNVFRYLGGRLLARVRARVVRNVRGALFGRITELELGYFSNERKGDLISHLTNDVQEVEISVVNTLTAVFKEPLNIVGIFVLLFSMSARLTLFSLVLLPVSGGIIASVSKRLRRHATISQTTLGAMLSVIEETLGGMRVVKAFNARAYVFGKFQFQNDLYARTTQAIDNTRDLASPFSEFAGVTVVAGLLYYGGSLVLSGQAELSAASFITYIILFSQILTPAKSLSGAFSNIQRGLVAGGRVLSIIDTEPSIRDRPNAIALPPFHEQVELRNVSFHYGDVPVLYDLNLTVKKGQTIALVGPSGGGKSTLADLLPRFYDPSAGQVLIDGHDVRDCTLYSVRAQMGIVTQESILFNDTIYNNIKFNTEASEEEIIAAAKTANAHDFIMASPDGYQTTIGDRGGRLSGGQRQRLSIARAILRNPPILILDEATSALDTESEKLVQEALTRLMASRTSLVIAHRLSTVRHADEIIVLQHGRIVERGTHDELLLRPGGLYQRLSQLQTNAALV encoded by the coding sequence GTGAAAACCTACCTCCGCCTGCTGAGCTTCTCGCGGCCCTACGCCGACTTCGTGCCGCTGTATGCGCTGTATGCCACGCTGGGTATTTTCTTCGGCATTGCCAACTTCACGCTGGTTATTCCGCTGCTAAACGTGCTGTTTGGCACTACCGATACGCACACGGCCGCTGCGCCGGCCGTACTACCGGCCTTTGCGTTCTCGCTCGACTACATCAAGGCGCTGTTTAATTTCTACTTCAACCAGATGCTGCTGCTGCACGGCAAGCAGGGCACGCTGGCGTTTGTATGCGGCCTAATTATCGTATCGGTGTTTCTGAGCAACGTATTTCGCTACCTCGGCGGGCGGCTGCTGGCGCGGGTGCGGGCGCGGGTGGTGCGCAACGTGCGCGGCGCCTTGTTTGGCCGCATCACCGAGCTGGAGCTGGGCTATTTCTCGAATGAGCGCAAAGGTGACCTTATCTCGCACCTCACCAACGACGTGCAGGAGGTGGAAATATCGGTAGTGAACACGCTCACGGCGGTGTTTAAGGAGCCGCTCAACATCGTGGGCATTTTCGTGCTGCTGTTTTCGATGTCGGCCCGGCTCACCTTGTTTTCGCTGGTGCTGCTGCCTGTTTCGGGGGGCATTATTGCCAGCGTATCGAAGCGCCTGCGCCGCCACGCCACCATCAGCCAGACCACCCTGGGCGCCATGCTCTCGGTGATTGAGGAAACCCTGGGCGGCATGCGCGTGGTAAAAGCCTTCAATGCCCGCGCGTATGTGTTCGGCAAGTTCCAGTTTCAGAACGACTTATATGCCCGCACCACGCAGGCCATCGACAACACCCGCGACCTGGCTTCGCCGTTTTCCGAGTTTGCGGGCGTAACCGTCGTGGCGGGCCTGCTTTACTACGGCGGCTCGCTGGTGCTGAGCGGCCAGGCCGAGCTGTCGGCAGCATCGTTTATTACCTATATTATATTATTCTCCCAGATTCTGACGCCGGCCAAGTCGCTGTCGGGGGCATTCAGCAACATTCAGCGCGGGCTGGTGGCGGGCGGCCGGGTGCTGAGCATTATTGATACCGAGCCCAGCATCCGCGACCGGCCCAATGCCATCGCACTGCCCCCCTTTCACGAGCAGGTGGAGTTGCGCAACGTGAGCTTTCACTACGGCGACGTGCCGGTGCTCTACGACCTGAATCTGACCGTGAAAAAAGGCCAGACCATCGCGCTCGTCGGCCCCAGCGGCGGTGGCAAAAGCACGCTGGCCGACCTGCTGCCGCGCTTTTACGACCCCAGCGCCGGGCAGGTGCTCATCGATGGCCACGACGTGCGCGACTGCACGCTGTACTCGGTGCGCGCCCAGATGGGCATCGTGACGCAGGAAAGCATTCTGTTTAACGACACCATTTATAATAATATCAAATTTAACACCGAAGCTTCTGAGGAAGAGATAATTGCGGCTGCTAAAACGGCCAATGCCCACGATTTTATTATGGCTTCGCCCGATGGCTACCAGACTACTATCGGCGACCGGGGCGGGCGACTTTCGGGTGGGCAGCGCCAGCGCCTGAGCATTGCGCGGGCCATTCTGCGCAACCCACCCATTCTTATTCTCGATGAAGCCACGTCGGCCCTCGACACCGAGAGCGAGAAGCTGGTGCAGGAAGCCCTCACGCGCCTCATGGCCTCGCGTACCTCGCTCGTGATTGCCCATCGCCTCAGCACCGTGCGCCACGCCGATGAGATTATCGTGCTCCAGCATGGCCGCATTGTGGAGCGCGGCACCCACGACGAGCTGCTGCTGCGCCCCGGCGGCCTCTACCAGCGCCTGAGCCAGCTGCAAACCAACGCGGCGCTCGTATAA
- the lpcA gene encoding D-sedoheptulose 7-phosphate isomerase — protein sequence MHLPDLIRAELTEARSVLDRFLADDANLARIAEAAELIAASLRNGGKVLTCGNGGSLCDAQHFAEELTGRYRQDRPALAAIALTEASHMSCVANDFGFDFVFSRFVQALGRPGDVLLAISTSGNSPNIINAAEAARAAGMPIVSLTGKDGGQLAGLSDVEIRVPHFGFADRIQEVHIKAIHIMILLIEKLVA from the coding sequence TTGCACCTCCCCGACCTCATCCGCGCCGAGCTAACCGAAGCCCGCAGCGTTCTCGACCGCTTCCTGGCTGATGATGCCAACCTGGCCCGCATCGCCGAGGCGGCCGAGCTAATTGCCGCCAGCCTCCGCAATGGCGGTAAAGTGCTCACCTGCGGCAACGGCGGTAGCCTCTGCGATGCCCAGCACTTTGCCGAAGAGCTGACCGGCCGCTATCGCCAGGACCGCCCCGCCCTGGCCGCCATCGCCCTCACCGAAGCCTCGCACATGAGCTGCGTAGCCAACGATTTCGGGTTCGATTTCGTGTTTAGCCGCTTTGTGCAGGCGCTGGGCCGGCCCGGCGACGTGCTGCTGGCCATCAGCACCAGCGGCAACTCGCCCAATATTATAAATGCCGCCGAGGCCGCCCGCGCTGCCGGCATGCCGATAGTTTCGCTTACCGGCAAAGACGGCGGCCAGCTCGCCGGCCTCAGCGATGTCGAAATCCGGGTGCCGCACTTTGGCTTCGCCGACCGTATTCAGGAAGTGCATATCAAGGCTATTCACATTATGATACTGCTGATTGAGAAGCTGGTAGCCTGA
- a CDS encoding YifB family Mg chelatase-like AAA ATPase, with translation MLTKTYGSAVQGVNAYTITIEVVVTAGTLFYVVGLPDNAIKESQQRIESALKLRGYRMPRTKVVVNMAPADIRKEGAAYDLPIALGILHASQQLNTESLGDYIIMGELSLDGALRPIKGVLPIAIQARKEGFKGIILPKENAQEAAIVNNLDVIPVETMQQAIDFFEGRQVIEPVRIDTRDIFQHSANQYAADFADVQGQENIKRALEIAAAGGHNVIMIGPPGAGKTMLAKRLPTILPPLNMQEALETTKIHSVAGKLGTGQGLLNQRPFRAPHHTISDVALVGGGSNPQPGEISLSHNGVLFLDELPEFKRTVLEVMRQPLEERRVTISRAKVSIDFPANFMLIASMNPCPCGYYNHPEKECVCGPGVVQKYLNKVSGPLLDRIDLHVEVTPVTFDQMTETRKAETSHDIQQRVEQARAVQTKRFAEQADIHSNAMMPSQMVKDICQISQAGRTLLKTAMERLGLSARAYDRILKVARTIADLAGTEEIQIQHLAEAIQYRSLDREGWAG, from the coding sequence ATGCTAACCAAAACCTACGGCTCGGCCGTGCAGGGTGTCAATGCCTATACCATTACCATTGAAGTAGTTGTCACGGCCGGCACGTTATTCTACGTAGTGGGCCTGCCCGATAATGCCATTAAGGAGAGCCAGCAGCGCATTGAGTCGGCGCTGAAGCTGCGGGGCTACCGCATGCCCCGCACCAAAGTAGTGGTGAACATGGCCCCGGCCGATATCCGCAAGGAAGGGGCGGCCTACGACCTGCCCATCGCGCTGGGTATTCTGCACGCCTCGCAGCAGCTAAATACCGAAAGCCTGGGCGACTATATCATCATGGGCGAGCTGTCGCTCGATGGCGCCCTGCGCCCCATCAAGGGTGTGCTGCCGATTGCCATTCAGGCCCGCAAGGAAGGCTTTAAAGGCATTATTCTGCCTAAAGAAAATGCGCAGGAAGCGGCCATCGTCAATAACCTCGATGTGATTCCGGTTGAGACGATGCAGCAAGCCATCGACTTCTTCGAAGGCCGCCAGGTAATTGAGCCCGTGCGGATTGACACCCGCGATATTTTCCAGCACAGCGCCAACCAATACGCCGCCGACTTTGCCGATGTGCAGGGCCAGGAAAACATCAAGCGGGCGCTGGAAATCGCGGCAGCCGGCGGCCACAACGTGATTATGATAGGCCCACCCGGCGCGGGCAAAACCATGCTGGCCAAGCGCTTACCCACTATATTGCCGCCGCTGAATATGCAGGAAGCGCTCGAAACCACCAAGATTCATTCGGTGGCCGGCAAGCTGGGTACCGGGCAGGGCCTGCTCAATCAGCGGCCGTTCCGGGCTCCGCATCACACTATTTCGGACGTGGCGCTGGTGGGCGGCGGCAGCAACCCGCAGCCGGGCGAAATCTCGCTTTCGCACAACGGCGTACTATTTCTGGACGAACTGCCCGAGTTTAAGCGCACCGTGCTGGAGGTGATGCGCCAGCCGCTGGAAGAGCGCCGGGTCACGATTTCGCGGGCCAAGGTCAGTATCGACTTTCCGGCCAATTTTATGCTCATTGCCAGTATGAACCCTTGCCCGTGTGGCTATTACAACCACCCCGAGAAGGAATGCGTGTGCGGGCCCGGCGTAGTGCAGAAATACCTCAACAAGGTATCGGGGCCGCTGCTCGACCGCATTGACCTGCACGTGGAGGTGACGCCCGTCACGTTTGACCAGATGACCGAGACGCGCAAGGCCGAAACCAGCCACGACATTCAGCAGCGCGTGGAGCAGGCGCGGGCCGTACAAACCAAGCGCTTCGCCGAACAAGCTGATATTCATTCCAATGCCATGATGCCTTCGCAGATGGTAAAGGACATTTGCCAGATAAGCCAGGCCGGGCGCACGCTACTCAAAACTGCGATGGAGCGCCTCGGCCTGAGTGCCCGCGCCTACGACCGCATCCTGAAAGTAGCCCGCACCATCGCCGATTTGGCCGGCACTGAGGAGATTCAGATTCAGCACCTGGCCGAGGCTATTCAATACCGGAGCCTGGACCGCGAAGGCTGGGCCGGGTAG